One region of Ailuropoda melanoleuca isolate Jingjing chromosome 19, ASM200744v2, whole genome shotgun sequence genomic DNA includes:
- the LOC117797167 gene encoding protein dopey-1-like: MWDYVARWFEECCRRTLHARLQMGPGDSSESSELQLTNFCLLVDFLLDIVSLETYIEIQTEHLPQLLLRMISALTSHLQTLHLSELTDSLRLCSKILSKVQPPLLSASTGGVLQFPSGQSSSVKEWEDKKVRFAIIFGIRPIIFLQSRILYSHLDISEFFSRLECCGSSPSCRLLAV, from the exons ATGTGGGATTACGTTGCACGCTGGTTTGAAGAATGTTGTAG GAGGACACTGCACGCCAGACTTCAGATGGGGCCTGGAGATAGCAGTGAGTCATCTGAGTTACAGCTGACGAATTTCTGCTTACTGGTGGATTTTTTGTTGGATATAGTTTCTTTG GAGACTTACATTGAAATCCAGACAGAACACTTGCCCCAGTTACTACTCAGGATGATTTCTGCCCTGACCAGCCATCTCCAGACATTGCACTTGTCTGAACTCACAGATTCACTCAGGCTCTGCTCAAAGATCCTTAGCAAGGTTCAACCTCCACTCTTATCTGCCAGCACTGGAGGTGTGTTGCAGTTTCCAAGTGGGCAGAGCAGCTCGGTCAAAGAATGGGAAGACAAAAAGGTAaggtttgctattatttttggtATTAGACCAATTATATTTCTTCAAAGCAGAATACTTTATAGTCATTTAGAtatcagtgaatttttttctagACTCGAGTGTTGTGGCAGTAGTCCATCTTGTAGGCTTTTGGCAGTTTAG